The following nucleotide sequence is from Deltaproteobacteria bacterium.
GGCGGTCGCGGACAAAGACATTGCCAGGCTGCGACTTGGCCCAGGCCTTGACCTGGGCGGCCCGTTCACCAAGCTGCTGCAGGGTGCAGGTTCCCAGACAGTCCAGAAGCCCCAGGGAGACGGAGACAAGAGGAACGCGGGTCTCGAGTCCGTCGCGGCCGTGGCCCAGAATCCAGCCTTGGGTCCGGTCTTCTTCCCGGTAGAAGGAAGGGGCCAGCCGGGCGAAGCAGCGGACCACGGCCAGGGAGACGCGTTCCGCCTTTTCCTGTGAGGTGATGGACACAAAGTCGTCTCCTCCAATATGGAAGAGGGTCGAGTGGGGGTCGCCGTGACGTTTGATGGCCCAGGTCAGAATATGGGCCAGGAGAAGGATGATCTTGTCCCCGTTCTTGAAGCCGTAGACGTCATTGTAGACCTTGAAGTTGTCGAGATCGGCGTAGATCAGGGTAAAGGGCATCCTGGACCTCAGACGGAGGTCGAGTTCCTGCTCCAGGGCAATGTTCCCCGGCAAACCGGACAGAGGGCTGGTGCCCTTGGCCATCTCGACCTGAACTCTGGCCAGTGTGCTTAGCATGCGCTGGACCGAAACCAAGCCCAGCAGACGGCCATCGGTGGTGACCACGACCTCGTCGTAGGTCCGAATGCGTTCCCGGTCGTTGGCCTGCCTAGCCACGGATTCTACGGCTTCCTGGCCGTCAACGACCATGGCCTTGGCGTCCATGACCGAGGTGATGGGCTTCTTGGTATACAGGGCCCGGCCGTACTGGCTGGCTAGAGTCCGGTCCAGAGCGTAGCTCATGACTAGGCCCACGGGCTTCTGGTTGCGGGTGACGACCACAGCATTCAGGGCGGGGTTGCGGTCGAAAATTTTCTGGACCTCTCCGACCAGGGTGGACTCGGGCACGGACACGGCCGGGGAGGCGATTTGGCCGACGGGAATGGAGCAGCTCAGTCGGCTGATCTGCTCGGCCCGGACCGGCAGGATATCCCGGACCGGGATGGTGGCCGTGCTCTTGGGAAAGACAGGCCGCCCAAAGAAGTAGCCCTGGCCGTAGTGGACTCCGATGTCCATGAGCCGGGCGGCCTCGCCCCTTCCCTCTATGCCTTCGGCGATGATCTTGGAGCCGATCTTGTCGGCAAAGGCCACCAGGGTCTCCATGAGGGCCCGCTTGACCGGGTCCCGGTCCACATTTCGGACCAGGGACATATCCACCTTGATATACTCCGGTCGAAGCGTGGCAATGGTCGACAGACCCGAATAGCCGGTGCCTGCGTCGTCCACGGCGATTTGGAAGCCTTGGCCGCGGTAGTGGTCCAGGGTTCGGTGGAAGACGGTGAAGTCCCGGATCGAGTGGCGTTCGGTGATCTCGAAGACTACGCTTTCGGGGGTCATACCCAGGTCGCGGAGCAGACGCAGGGTCTCTCCGGGGGTGAACTGGGGGTCGACCAGGGTACGGGGGTGGATGTTCAGAAAGAGTTTTTGGCCGGGCAGGCAGGGCCCGAAGGAGAGCAGGGCCTTTTTTCGGCAGACCCGCTCCAAGGCGAAGAGGCGGCCCATGCGTTCGGCCAGGTCGAAGAGCAGAACCGGCGAGTGGAGTGGGGATTCTTCCGGCCCGCGGGACAGGGCTTCCCAGGAAATGATGGCTCCGGTCTTCATGTCGTAGATGGGTTGATAGACCACGGAAACAAGTTCGTCCCGGATGATGGTCCCGATGTCTCGGACCAGATCGGCCCCGGCCGTGGCCAGCTCCTCCCGAGCCATTAGTCGGGCGTCCAGGATGGCCTCGTGCAATCTCTGCTCCCGGTTGTCGGAGTCAGAGGCCGAAAGGATGGCGTACCCGACCCGGATTCTGACATCGCGGCCCGTCATGGAGATGGCCTGCTTGGAGATGGCCGACCGGACTTCCAGTTGAAGGGTGAAAGCGGTGTCCTCCATCTTGGTTTCCATGTTCTTCTGGTCGGTCCAGGCCAGAATCTTTTCTCCCTGGCCAAGGCGGAAGAAATGGCAGGGGGAAATATCTCCGTGTCGGCACCCGGAAAAGGATTGCACGGCCTGGTCAAAGGCCAGGTCGAGCTGTTCCAGGACGTCCTGGCCGTAGAGCTCCCGATAGAGCTCGAAGTCCTTGAAGATGAGGAGAAAAAAGGCCAGCTGTCCTTCAGAATGGAGGACTTCCTGGAGAGATGCGTCCAGACAGAGGTTCCGGGCCGGGTCGTTCAGAATGCGGGGGCAGGTGTCGATGGCGCGCATGGGAGTCTCCTTGGTGTTGTTTCGGAACGCGGGAGAATACGGCCTGAACGATGGCCCGGAAATGTCTGGTGGGTGACAACGGTGTGACAGCAGGACGATCTATACTTGGATTTGATGTCCGGAATCGCTGGAAACGGTGAAGACACTTATTCGTCAAGAAAGGGGATGAACCGTCTCCAAAAAAGGCCATTATCTTGAGAAGATAAGGGATGATGCGGCCTCTGGTGAGGCGCCAAAGGCGGACAGGATCTCGCGTCCGATGCCGGAGACTCGTTCCGGCTGCGAACCCCTGGAATCGTAGAAAAAGGAGTCGGTCTCGGTGTGGACACCGGTGCGGCCGAAACGGTCGAAAATCTCTTGGCGGTCGAACTTGCCCTTCAGGTCGAAGCCGGGGCGGGGCACGCAGATCAGATCCGGGGCCTGGGCCTCGAATCGTCCCCTGATGTCTCGGCCGCGGAGGAGAATGCGGTCCAAAACCGGTCGGCCCTCGTAGGTCAAGTCCATGAGGTCGGCAGCCAAATCGTGTGCCAAGCGGGAGGCATCGGTCCGATTCAGAGCACCCCTGCCGAAGCGTTCGGCTGAGTGGATGTAGATTCGGCCGGGATCCAGGGCAAAGGCCCGGGTCCGGGAGTTCATGGTTTCGGCCGACCATTCTCCGGATTGGACCGGCATGGCCAAGAGACCGCGGTCCCGGAGCCAGGCGTTGAGGTCAACCTCGGTGATCAGGGTGGTGAAGCCGTGGTCGGCCAAGACGATCAGGCGTTTGGGATCGGGCAGGTCGGCGAAGCGTTCGAGAAAGGATCCAACGGCATTGTCCCAGACCTGGAGGAGGTCTAGGATGGGTTCGGCCATGGGATGGGCCGGGTCGGCCATGGCCGGGAAGAGAAAATGCCCAAGACGGTCGGTCTCGGTCAGAACGAAGATGAAGAGGTCCCAGGCCAGGTCGGGCCAGAGGAGGTCCAGAGCGGCTCGGCGGCCCTTCAGGGTCCGATGCAGTTCGGATAGAAGGAACTCGTAATCCGTCGCCCCCCGGACTGTGTCGGCTTCCAGAACGTAGCCCCGAGCGGCCAGAATTCCGGCCAGGGGCGGGGGCGTAACGGAACGATGCCAGTCCGGGGCCGGAAAGCCGGAGATCATCATGCCCCGGATGGGTCTGGCTGGCCAGGTGTTGGGGAGATTGACGGACTTGACGGTCAGCCCCCGGGTTCCGAGGACGTCGAAGAGGGTGGGCACTGTGACCTGGGAAAAGTCGGTCAGGTGGAGGGTGTAACGGTCCGGGTGGATGCGGGTGAAGCCGAAGACCCCATGATCGGCCGGGGCCAGACCGGTGTACATGGACGTCCAGTTGACGGGGGAGAGCTCGGGGAGTTCAGCCTTGACGGCCCGGCAACCGGGCTGATGCAGAAGGGTTCCGAGATTGGGCAGATGACCCCGGGCATGGAGGTCCCTGGCCAGGGAGAGGGGCAGGCCGTCAAGGCCAAGAACGGCCAGGCGAAAGCGATGAGAAGCGGCCATGAAAGGTTGAGGCCTTCAGCCCCCGATTTCATCCAGGGCCTGCCAGGCGAATTCAAGACTGGGGTCGAGATCGACGGCCCGGGTCAGATGCTCGGCGGCTTCATCGCGAAATCCCATTTTCAAACGGCACATGCCGAGATTGGCCCAGTCCACGGCCGAACCGTGATCAAGGCCCAGGGCGGCGGTGAAGTCGTCGACCGCAGCCTCCAAGTCGCCTGCCTTGAAATGGCAGACTCCGCGGAGATTGAAGTATTCTCGAGAATCGCGGTCCAATTCAAGAGTTCTGTCCAGGTGGGGGATGGCCTCTTCCCATTGTTCGGCCCGGGACAGGGCATAGGCCTGATAGAAGGCGGCCAGGGCCCGGCCGGGTGCATCGGGCTGGACGGCTTCGGCCCTTTCGAAGCCTTGGGCCGCTTCGATATACAGTTCTTGATTGAGGTCGTTCAGTGCTCGGCAAAAGGGCAGGTAATGGGCCTTGGGGTCCATTTCCTCCAAAAGCATCAGCCCCATGTCGGCCCGGGGGCCGGGATGGGATTCGACCAGCTTGCGGGCCACGAACATGCCCAGGGAGGCGTGGCGGTCGCGTTCCCTGAATTGGAATCCGGGAATGGCCACGTAACAGGCCGGAATGCCGAGGAGTGGATGGGTCAGGTCCAGGGCGTAGACGGGATATCCCTGCCGGTCCAGTGCCCGGGCCAGGTCCGAGAGTTCCCTGGCCATGTCCGGGTGGTTCAGGGTGGGCAGGCTGGAAATCGGGTGGACCGTGCCCGCCTCCAGCCAGGTTATTTCGGCCGGAGCGGAGAACTTGGGCAGGCCCGAGGCCTCGTACTGGCTGGCGGTGCAGAAATCCCCGGCCAGCTGGGCCACTTCGGTCAGGGCCCTGATGCAGGCCTTTTGGGGGTCCGTGGCCGTGCCGGCGGTGAAGACGATTTCACTGGAATCGGGGAAGGTTCCCGGGTCCATGGCCAGGGCGGCCACGGTGGGCACGGGCAGGCCCAGGGAGAAATCCTTGAGGATCACCGTGATTCCCTGGGCTTGAAATTTGGCCATCAGATCCGAAAGAACGGGGTCGGTGAAGGAGGCCGGATCTATTGTGGCCAGTCTGGGTCTGGTCCGATCGA
It contains:
- a CDS encoding phosphodiesterase; its protein translation is MAASHRFRLAVLGLDGLPLSLARDLHARGHLPNLGTLLHQPGCRAVKAELPELSPVNWTSMYTGLAPADHGVFGFTRIHPDRYTLHLTDFSQVTVPTLFDVLGTRGLTVKSVNLPNTWPARPIRGMMISGFPAPDWHRSVTPPPLAGILAARGYVLEADTVRGATDYEFLLSELHRTLKGRRAALDLLWPDLAWDLFIFVLTETDRLGHFLFPAMADPAHPMAEPILDLLQVWDNAVGSFLERFADLPDPKRLIVLADHGFTTLITEVDLNAWLRDRGLLAMPVQSGEWSAETMNSRTRAFALDPGRIYIHSAERFGRGALNRTDASRLAHDLAADLMDLTYEGRPVLDRILLRGRDIRGRFEAQAPDLICVPRPGFDLKGKFDRQEIFDRFGRTGVHTETDSFFYDSRGSQPERVSGIGREILSAFGASPEAASSLIFSR
- a CDS encoding GGDEF domain-containing protein, translating into MRAIDTCPRILNDPARNLCLDASLQEVLHSEGQLAFFLLIFKDFELYRELYGQDVLEQLDLAFDQAVQSFSGCRHGDISPCHFFRLGQGEKILAWTDQKNMETKMEDTAFTLQLEVRSAISKQAISMTGRDVRIRVGYAILSASDSDNREQRLHEAILDARLMAREELATAGADLVRDIGTIIRDELVSVVYQPIYDMKTGAIISWEALSRGPEESPLHSPVLLFDLAERMGRLFALERVCRKKALLSFGPCLPGQKLFLNIHPRTLVDPQFTPGETLRLLRDLGMTPESVVFEITERHSIRDFTVFHRTLDHYRGQGFQIAVDDAGTGYSGLSTIATLRPEYIKVDMSLVRNVDRDPVKRALMETLVAFADKIGSKIIAEGIEGRGEAARLMDIGVHYGQGYFFGRPVFPKSTATIPVRDILPVRAEQISRLSCSIPVGQIASPAVSVPESTLVGEVQKIFDRNPALNAVVVTRNQKPVGLVMSYALDRTLASQYGRALYTKKPITSVMDAKAMVVDGQEAVESVARQANDRERIRTYDEVVVTTDGRLLGLVSVQRMLSTLARVQVEMAKGTSPLSGLPGNIALEQELDLRLRSRMPFTLIYADLDNFKVYNDVYGFKNGDKIILLLAHILTWAIKRHGDPHSTLFHIGGDDFVSITSQEKAERVSLAVVRCFARLAPSFYREEDRTQGWILGHGRDGLETRVPLVSVSLGLLDCLGTCTLQQLGERAAQVKAWAKSQPGNVFVRDRRRPVGDEDKLS
- a CDS encoding tetratricopeptide repeat protein, whose amino-acid sequence is MISLNSTLKGHTADLDKTCPPGETVSRVTARLEETGLDILAETRRIDTGRLGIPVYMSLCGPAAKDVMPTRKQMGKGATPDQARASALMELVERYSFFTFWQSRDRTMTWSEAEETWPGRLMPLNDLALAAGGPMDPDMARDMLDLLDWRFTPFSNLSRGVEVQAPADFFRMLNEFNGSSAGNTMVEAALQGACEVVERHVCAVIDRTRPRLATIDPASFTDPVLSDLMAKFQAQGITVILKDFSLGLPVPTVAALAMDPGTFPDSSEIVFTAGTATDPQKACIRALTEVAQLAGDFCTASQYEASGLPKFSAPAEITWLEAGTVHPISSLPTLNHPDMARELSDLARALDRQGYPVYALDLTHPLLGIPACYVAIPGFQFRERDRHASLGMFVARKLVESHPGPRADMGLMLLEEMDPKAHYLPFCRALNDLNQELYIEAAQGFERAEAVQPDAPGRALAAFYQAYALSRAEQWEEAIPHLDRTLELDRDSREYFNLRGVCHFKAGDLEAAVDDFTAALGLDHGSAVDWANLGMCRLKMGFRDEAAEHLTRAVDLDPSLEFAWQALDEIGG